Proteins encoded in a region of the Photobacterium profundum SS9 genome:
- a CDS encoding IS1595-like element ISPpr5 family transposase gives MKMPEASFFEWQRQFGTEADCLNHLKQMRWPNGFVCPTCGCDHGYDVTTRNTYECSQCHKQTSITADTLFHGSRIPLTKWLWAIYFLGSDKGSISALRLSKLIEVNWRTARLILSKLRTAMGHRDSLYRLSGVIEIDDALVGGRRKGKRGRGAEGKTPVIVAVESKGKRAGFIAMQAVDSVCHDTVNKFVAKHLNEQQEVHTDALPALNIIDNTQQHEAKVTPSELVDEWLPWVHIAIGNLKTFLLGTFHGVSGQYLQEYLDEFCYRFNRRKMEREIPNRLLNLAIIHAPIHSY, from the coding sequence ATGAAAATGCCAGAAGCTAGCTTTTTTGAATGGCAACGCCAGTTTGGGACTGAAGCTGATTGCTTAAATCACCTTAAGCAGATGAGATGGCCCAATGGCTTTGTTTGCCCTACGTGTGGTTGTGACCACGGATATGACGTGACAACTCGTAATACCTATGAGTGCAGCCAATGTCATAAACAAACCTCGATAACCGCCGACACCTTATTTCATGGTAGCCGTATTCCGTTAACTAAATGGCTCTGGGCTATTTACTTTCTAGGCTCAGATAAAGGCAGCATTTCAGCATTAAGACTTAGCAAGCTCATCGAGGTTAACTGGCGAACGGCACGATTGATTCTGAGTAAATTGAGAACAGCAATGGGTCATAGAGATAGCCTGTATCGGCTTTCAGGTGTTATAGAAATTGATGACGCCTTGGTAGGAGGCAGGAGAAAAGGTAAGCGTGGCCGTGGCGCTGAAGGAAAGACTCCCGTTATAGTAGCGGTTGAAAGCAAAGGCAAAAGAGCCGGTTTTATTGCAATGCAGGCAGTAGACAGTGTTTGCCATGATACAGTGAACAAGTTTGTTGCTAAGCACTTAAATGAGCAGCAAGAAGTCCATACTGATGCGCTACCTGCGCTGAATATTATAGACAACACTCAACAACATGAAGCCAAGGTTACTCCCAGTGAGTTGGTTGATGAGTGGCTTCCCTGGGTTCATATAGCCATCGGTAACTTAAAAACATTTTTGCTTGGCACTTTTCATGGTGTGTCGGGACAATACTTGCAAGAATACCTTGATGAATTCTGTTACCGCTTCAATCGAAGGAAAATGGAAAGAGAGATCCCTAATAGGTTATTAAACCTCGCAATTATTCACGCACCTATACATTCGTACTGA